In Candidatus Margulisiibacteriota bacterium, a single window of DNA contains:
- the galT gene encoding galactose-1-phosphate uridylyltransferase produces the protein MPELRKDPVIGRWVIIAKERGRRPSDFKASSEHRDVHLCPFCEGNEDKTPPEILSYRSDPGAPNTSGWKVRAIPNKFPVLEIEGDIHRAGVGMYDMMNGIGAHEVIVESPKHVVNFIDLSGDQIELILKAYRERLKDLYKDKRFRYIIISKNYGLAAGAILSHSHSQLIAMPIVPRTVRSELKAAKQYYLNKERCVFCDMMKQELSSGERIIATNDHFVVLAPFASRFPFEMCLMPKKHSHRFHDITDEEIGSLASILIKVMSKLKSILGDPAYNIMVHTAPNELPRLGHPEYWSSLSHDYHWHFEIMPRLIEVAGFEWGTGLYINSIAPEDAALHLREGMNV, from the coding sequence TTGCCTGAGTTAAGGAAAGATCCTGTTATCGGAAGATGGGTTATAATCGCCAAAGAAAGAGGCAGAAGACCATCAGATTTTAAAGCCTCATCTGAACACCGTGATGTCCATTTGTGTCCGTTTTGTGAAGGTAATGAAGATAAAACTCCACCAGAAATCCTGTCCTATAGATCGGATCCAGGCGCACCGAATACCTCTGGCTGGAAAGTAAGGGCGATTCCAAATAAATTTCCTGTCCTTGAAATAGAAGGTGATATTCATCGGGCTGGTGTCGGGATGTACGACATGATGAATGGCATCGGAGCTCACGAAGTTATTGTCGAATCTCCAAAACATGTTGTCAATTTTATTGATCTTAGTGGAGATCAGATTGAGTTAATATTAAAGGCATATCGTGAAAGGCTGAAAGACCTTTATAAGGATAAGCGGTTCCGATATATTATAATATCAAAGAATTATGGGTTAGCCGCTGGAGCAATACTGTCACATTCACATTCTCAACTAATTGCGATGCCTATTGTTCCCAGGACTGTAAGATCTGAGCTAAAGGCGGCAAAACAGTACTATTTGAATAAAGAACGATGTGTATTCTGTGATATGATGAAGCAAGAGCTGAGTTCGGGAGAGAGAATAATTGCGACTAATGATCATTTCGTAGTCTTAGCCCCTTTTGCTTCTCGTTTTCCCTTCGAAATGTGTTTGATGCCAAAAAAACATTCTCATCGATTTCATGATATTACAGATGAAGAGATTGGATCACTTGCGAGTATTTTGATCAAAGTTATGTCTAAGCTTAAATCTATTTTAGGTGACCCTGCTTATAATATAATGGTACATACTGCTCCGAATGAATTGCCTCGACTGGGACATCCTGAATACTGGAGTTCTCTTTCCCACGATTATCACTGGCATTTTGAAATTATGCCCCGGTTAATTGAAGTCGCTGGCTTTGAATGGGGGACAGGGTTGTATATTAATTCAATAGCTCCCGAAGATGCTGCTTTGCATTTGAGGGAGGGTATGAACGT